The region GTTTGTTGAGTGTTTCATGCGCTATTAACATGATGACTAGAAAAATAGCAAGAAAATAAGGATAGAAGCCAATGGTCAAAGCTTTGGACAAGAAGCCGAAAACTTGCGGCATCAGACAGCTACCAATATATGCACAGCCCATCTGCATGCCGATTAAAGCTTGTGAGCGCTCTTTGCCAAAATGACTTGGTGTTGCGTGAATGATGGCTGGATAAATTGGCGCACAACCTAAACCAACTATAGTTAGAGCAATCAAGGCTAAAATTGCGCTATTTGCAAACATCAACATTAATAAGCCGAGCGTAACTATGCTCTGACCTAAGCGAATGAGTTGCTTGTCGTCTAATTTGAAACTGATAAAACCACTTATAAAGCGCCCAATAGTTATACCTAGAAAAAAACGGCTGGCATAAGTAGCAGCCAAATTAGCTCCCAAACCTAGCTTAAGCACTAGATAGCTACTTGCCCATAAACCCGTACAATGTTCCATTGCTGAATAGCAGAAGAAGGTGAGCAAAGTAGCTTTAGCACCCCTTAGTTGCCAAACATCGCGTAAACTAAGTAGCTTTGTATTTGCTTGCTGTTTCGGTGAGCTTTCAGCTTGCGTTGCATCTTTTGCTTGTACTGAGTTATTAGCTTGGTTGGTATTTGTAGCTTGTTTATCAGTTTGCATGTCAGCTTGCTGACTTGTATTTGAGTTAGAGGCTGAGGCTAAATTGGCAGTAAGCTCAGCTTGCTTGTGCCAAAGCGGTGTGCTTATAGCGACAATTACAGCCAAGGCGATTTGAATGTAAGCAATTATGCGATAACCACTTTGCCACGATTGCTTATTAGCTAGGGCCATACCTAATATACAAGGACCAATTGAGGCACCAACACCCCACATACAGTGTAACCAACTCATGTGCGCGCTTTTGTAGTGGAGAGCGACATAATTGTTGAGAGCAGCATCGATGCTACCTGCGCCAAGGCCGTAAGGAATTGTAGCAAGGATTAAATGATAAAAATTGCGACTAAAGGCAAATGCAAGCAAACCAAGCGCAGTTAAACCAATACTGATGGTTGTGATTTTGACCGTGCCTAAAATTCTTGTTAAACGCTCACTTTGAAAACTGGCAATAATTGTGCCCAAAGAAATAAGCATAGATAAGTGCCCAGCATAGGAAACAGGTACAGCGAAACTAGGGTAGATTAATGGCCAAGCTGCACCTAGAAGTGAATCGGGCAGGCCTAGACTGATAAAGGTTAAATAGATGACGAACAGTAAAAGACTGGTATACAAGTTGAAAGCTCCTTCCATTGGCCACTAATTTAACATAAGCAGTCTGTTGTAATTTGAGTATGCCTTGTTCACACATAAAAATATCGACTTTATAGCTTAACTGATAAGGGCGATACAGAGTTCACTTTATGCCAAATGACAATACTTAATCTCTAAAATATTTCCGCAATTTACGCCAAATAATAATGCCACCTACAATAAAAATGATTAAGAGAATGATAGGAAAAGCTAGGTTGCCGCCTTTTCAGGCAAATCAACTTTGAATTCATTGGAAGTTGTCTTGCTTGTTTCTTGCGTAGCTGTTTGTTTACTTGTTTGACTTTCAGAAACGATAGCAGTTACAGAAGTTTGGTTAGTTTCATGATCATTCATGCTGCTTGTAACTGTTGACTCAGTTGTGCTATTTGGCGTATTAGTAGCCAAGCTCGTTTGCCCTAAAATTATTGCAAAGAGCAAAAATGCACTGACTAGAAACGCACCAGCTTTTTGCTTTGTATACATATCACAACCCCAGTTCTATCGATCTAAATCTGCACAAGCTGGCTGACTTTTGTAAATTATCACAAACAGAATTGTAAACGTTAAAATTTATGACTGTCAATATTTGTTATTGTCATATTTGGCTAAATTAATTTTGTGGTGTAATCTTCAATATTAAGCACGCGGTTCACAAACCCCGAATAGAAAGTTGGATCGTGTGAAACGAGAACAATCGTGCCTTTGTAAGCCTGCAAAGCCCGAGCTAATTCAGCTTTGGCCATAACATCTAAGTGATTAGTCGGCTCATCTAATAGCAAGAGATTACAAGGTTTGTTCATGATCTTAGCTAAACGCACTTTAGCTTTTTCACCACCGCTCAAAGCAAACATCATAGTTTCAATA is a window of Amygdalobacter nucleatus DNA encoding:
- a CDS encoding MFS transporter codes for the protein MYTSLLLFVIYLTFISLGLPDSLLGAAWPLIYPSFAVPVSYAGHLSMLISLGTIIASFQSERLTRILGTVKITTISIGLTALGLLAFAFSRNFYHLILATIPYGLGAGSIDAALNNYVALHYKSAHMSWLHCMWGVGASIGPCILGMALANKQSWQSGYRIIAYIQIALAVIVAISTPLWHKQAELTANLASASNSNTSQQADMQTDKQATNTNQANNSVQAKDATQAESSPKQQANTKLLSLRDVWQLRGAKATLLTFFCYSAMEHCTGLWASSYLVLKLGLGANLAATYASRFFLGITIGRFISGFISFKLDDKQLIRLGQSIVTLGLLMLMFANSAILALIALTIVGLGCAPIYPAIIHATPSHFGKERSQALIGMQMGCAYIGSCLMPQVFGFLSKALTIGFYPYFLAIFLVIMLIAHETLNKQLN